The window GGTGGCTTGAGGGATGGAGACAGATGAGGGGACACAGGGTAAAACAAGTTGACTGGGCGGCCGGGGTGCAGCTCACTGACCTTTTCTGCATCCGACACTTCCTAACGGGATGCTTGGGAACACTCGGTGGCGCATCGCGGTCAGCTTCGGAACAGGGGCGCCTTAGGTTCAAGGGCGGGGGTCACCGCAGAGGATGGTCGTGGCCCATCACAGCACGTCCCTCATTCTGCGCGCACGTGACCAGCTTTGGGCCGGGACTCGGACAGGCGCACGCACATCACGAGCCCCGTCCGCCGCGGCGACCCGGGGCACCGGGCCCCCAGCAGGCCCCGCGCGCCGGGAAGCCGCGGGGACCTGGCGGTCGTGGCCCAGACCGCGCGCAGGTGCCGCCCCGGCctcgggggctccggggggctgCGGACACGACCCCGCGGGGGACCACAGGCAGACACCCGGCATCGCGGGGCAACGTCCCGACCCGGCTGGAATCCGAGCCCGACGGCAGCAGGTGTCGGCCTTGACGCGAGCGGCGAGAGCCGCCAGGACAGGCTCCCCCCGCCTGCGCACCACGCCCGTCCGAGCGGCGCCCCCGGAAGCCCCGACCCCCGCCTGACCGACCTCCCCGGAAGTTCCGCCTCCTGGCCCCGGCCGCTCTGGCCCGCGCGGGCCCTTCTCGTTGGTGGGCTGGGCGCCGCTCCGCTGCACGGCGGTCCTCCGGCCGCCAGAGGCGCCGACGCGGCGGCAGGGCCCCTCTGGCCCGCAGCTGCCGCTCCACTGCTCCGCGGCGCGGTCCCTTTCGGCGCCAGGCGTCCGCCTCCGGGCTGTTCCCCCGGCAACGCCTCGGGACCGTTCCCCCGGCAACGCGCGGCGGGCGCAGTCCCAGCCGCCATGGACGCGCTGTCGGGCGCCGAGCCTCGCCGGGCTCGCGGCCGCCTGGGCGCGGCGTCCCCCGGAGCGCGGGCTGCGGGAGCACCGTGGGCGCGCTTCTCGGCCTGGCTGGAGTGCGTGTGCGTGGTCACTTTCGACCTGGAGCTGGGCCAGGCGCTGGAGGTGAGCGGgccgcgcgggggcggcggcggggggcgggggcaggggggagggggcggcacGGCGGGGCCGGGGACgcgcccagcccccgccccccgcatccCGGGAACAGCCCTGGGACCGACGCCTCAGAAGCCCGGCGCCGGTCACTCCTCAAAGTGCCCTCCCCGAACAGAGGACGAAGGGTCCGATTGCCAGGACGTCCCCCGGGACCAGGAGAGCGGGCCCTGCCCTCGGGGTGCCCGGCGGGTCTCCGGCCTCCACCCTCCGTGCCGCGGGGTCACTCAGGGTGGGAGTCCGCTCTGGCGCGGTCACccccttcccccacacacaccccccggCCGACGTTTGCGGCCGCGCGGCCTCCCCTGCCCACACCTCCGCGTTCATCGGGCCTCACACGCAGGCTCGGGGCCCTTTCCAGCCTGCAGGCGTCCTGCTCACCAGCTGCACCCGCTCGGGGGCCTGGGGTGCCCCACTGCCTGcaggccccccacccaccctgggcagcttcccttcctccctgcgtCCCCGGGCCTGTCACAAGGTCGTTCCTATGCCCCGAGGTCAGGACACAGACCAGGGAGGTGTGCGCTGCCAGGGGGGCCAGGGGCATGTGCCAAGGCTGTGCTGACTGCTGAGAGCTTGTGGGAGACCCCAGTCTTCCAAACAGAAAGGGCGGACCCTTGTCAAGGACTTTGGGATCCGCCTGGCCCGCCCATCCCCACCAGGCGCCCATTCCCATCAGGCGGGCGGTGCTGCTGCAGCCCCGTGGAGCACCCGGAGGTGACAGATCTGCCTGGGGCTGCAGAGCCCACATCCTCACTGTTGCTCACATTCCTCAGAAAATCACAGAAGTTAAGAGCTTTTTCTGTGTCCTTAGGGCATTCTTAAGTACATTTTTCTAGAACTTTTAGAAAGCTGATTCTCAGCAAGTCCTGTTCAAGGCTCTGTGACTTTCTGAGCTTTTGGTGAAGGTGCACAGCTCTGGCCGGGGGTGTTGGGGACGTAGGGCCTCTCTGAATCGTGAGGTCTGTGTGGGAGTCTGGCCGTGAGCCTATCAGGCGGCACAGCCACACGGTCCTCATCAGGTTTGCCTTTTGCTTGGGGTCATTTCAGTCGAATTTTCTGGGTTTTGAGGAGCACCTGCTCAGTGCTCACCCATCTTGGACTGCCTGAGCAATGCAGACCTCGCAGCATCGTCCACGGTGCACGAATGTGGACCGCAGACCCAGAGGCTGCCTTCCAGGAGCTGGTGATCCACAGGCACTGGACAAATGCAGCTCAGAGGGAGGGGCCGGGCATGGCTggtcttggaggaggaggaggaggagagaggcaggcgGGGGAGAAGGGGCTGCTTGACGTAAACTGTTCCTCAGAAAAGGCAACAACGAAGGCCAGGAGCTCTCCATTCACTCATCCACTAAATCCAGTAAAGCAGCCAGGCTTTGCCCTGTAGGAGCTCATGTTCTGTGCTAGGGACAGAGTGGTTTGGGACCCCCAGTACGCATGGGATACAGGGAAGGGGTTCCAGGCTGATAGATGCAGTGAAGCCTGCAGGTGAGGCAGGGCCTTGGGGGTAGGTGGGGGACGGGAACCTGTGGATAAGCTGAGGAGGGGGCCTGGCTGCGCCTACCCAGCCACCCTGGGAAGCCTGTGGCATGAGCTCTGCCTGGAGGTCCCCAGAGCCCCCCTCCACTGTGGTGGTCGTGCCCTCCCAGGTCCCAGCTCCAGCACTGCACAGTCCCAGGACCCTTTATAATCGGGAATGTTATTGATgccaaaaaaaaactttttttttttttttttttaagattttatttactcctgagagacccagagagaggcggagacacaggcagaaggagaggcagggtccctgcggggagcccaatgcaggactcgatcccaggaccctgggatcacggccttagcctaaggcagacgctgaactgctgagccaccaggcgtcccccCAAGAAGCTTTTTGTACGGATATGTGTCAACGTTTACTGCGCTAGAAGTTAAATCTGAGAAAACGCAGTATTTATTGAGCTGACGTTAAAATAAAAGTACTCTGTTAATGTAGACATTTTCACGAAAACAGCtatatttccaaaacaaaatttggTGGGGAGAGTAAGAGGAGGAGTAGCATTTGATGCTTTcacaatcaatttttttttattgaacagTTTCACTTCACCTTAAACCGAGCTCCTCCTCAGTGTTGAGTCTGGGGGGACAAGACAAGTTGGGAGCTCCTTGCATGCAAGCCCTGTCTCCTGACGCCCCCATAGACTCCTAGCACTGTGCTCTCTGGAGAGCACAGGCCAGGGCAGCAGCCCAAGGCACACCAGCTCCCAGGAAGACACCTCAGAGGTGCACTGGAGTGAGGGCCGTGGGGCCCCCTGCCTTTTGGGGGGATCCTGTAATGAAATCCGCTCTGGCCCTGGGCCTGCGCATAGAGCTGCTGAGTCCGAGAGCGAGCCTCAGGCCGCTGCTGCTCCAGAGTGTCGCCTGCCTCCTACATCCCTAAGGGCCTGCTGCTGACGCTGCAGGGCTCAGGGTGCTCTCCTAGGGCtcttgctggggtggggggtacagGCCAGAAGCTTCCGGGTTCCTGACTAGCAGAGGTTGGGGTGAAAGCGCTCGGGATGCTGTCCACAGGCAGGGATGCCACTGTCTTTGGTGCCATCTGACTCAAGACCAGGAAATGGGGAAGCTGGGCAGGCCCCATCTAGGGGAGCAAGCCCTGGGGAACTGTGCAGCCCAAGACCTTCTGGCTAAGTGGAAGGGTTCAGTAGGGGgaacagaggggaggtgggaccTGCAGGCAGAGCCCTGGGGTCACTTGCTGTGGGAAAGAGGCAggtgtgggggtgtggaggtTCTGAAAACCACCTCCGGAAGCTCTGGGGACGAACCCTGGGGTGAGGGAGGTAGGGAGGTCTCAGCACAGTTGCACGAGGGGAGGGGTGCGAGAAGGGAGTTGGGGAGCTGGCCCGCGTGTGGTAGCTgacaggagggaaggatggaggggaCTCTTGctgagaaggggcagagaagcCGGAAAGGAGGTGGCGGCCGCCAGGAAAGCATTCCTGCAAGGCAGCAGGTGACCGGGTGCCCTGTGTCCCCACAGCTGGTGTACCCCAGTGACTTCCGGCTCACGGACAAGGAGGTGGGTCCTGGCTCTCCTGGGAGCAGCCGTGGCCCCAACTCGAGCAGGCCCTCACCTGGTTTCCTGTGTTTCAGAAAAGCAGCATCTGCTACCTGTCCTTTCCCGACTCGCACTCAGGTAGCCGACCCCTGGGACGTTGGCTCTGGAGCTGGGGTGGGTGACACGCAGAAGGTGGGCACTGAGGCTGTCCAGGACCCCCCGTGGCCCAGGCGTGGACGTGACCACTGTCAGCATCACTGCCTGCCTGCGCCAAcccactccctgctccctgcttgcTATAGACGTCCAGAGCTCCCGGCAGCAGCGCTGGTCAGGTTACCCTGATTGCAGGGTGTCTCTAGGCAGAGCGACTGGTGGGGTCTGGTTCCTACATCCCACCACAGTGGCTACCTGGCCTTTGCTCTTCTCCAGGACTTGGCCGTCCGTGCAGGCCTGTTTTCCTGTCGCAGACTAGCCGACCAGGCCCCACGCCATGGCCTTCCGGTGTCCCCCAGGGCCCCTGTGCAAGCTGACTGCACCACGCATGCAGCTGTCCCTGCTGCTGTTGGGGGCGGTGTTTAGGTTGAGACTGAGGTTAGGAATCAGGACACAGCCTTCCTGGCAGGCTGGGCTTTCTCTTTGGAGGCATTCGTGGCCTTGTCTGTGGTTCCCTCCCTGAAAGCTGGCAGGAGAGTTTCCACCCTGATGTGGGCCGGGTGGGGGCTGCCTCCCTTTCCAGGCTGCCTCGGAGACACTCAGTTCAGCTTCCGCATTCGGCAGTGCGGCGGGCAGAGGAGCCCCTGGCATGCTGAGGACCGCCGCTACAACAGCGGGGCCCCTGTGTCGTTGCAAGTGAGTGCAGGCTGCCTCTCCCCAGAGGCCAGGGCTGGCCTGGTGCGAGCAACCGCGAGGGTTCCCAAGTGCTGCAAGCCCCACCACACCTGTAGGTTTGGCACCCCAGCCTCTGTGGGGGTGAGGCAGCTCTTTTTACCACTGGGTGCTCCCAGGCCCCTTGAGCTGTGACCACAGTGCCTGCAGAGGTGCCCTCTGTAGAGGGGTCGGCCACCTTGTGAGCCAAGGACCCCCCAGCCTGACCCCCATGGCTGGAGAGAGCAGTCGCAGCCCTGGCTGCTGGTctgggtgggcaggagggaaCGTGGGGAGTGAGCTCGGCCCAGCTGACGCTGTTTTTGCAGAGGGAGCCAGCACACTACTTCGGTTACGTGTACTTCAGGCAGGTGAAGGACAGTTCTGTGAAGAGGGGTTACTTCCAGAAGGTGAGCCACCTGGCTGCTCTGGGGTGGTGCTGCTGTGAGGCAGGGCTGGTGCCCACGTGTCCTGTAGCCCCCAGCCTCTTGGCATGGGGCACAGCTCACTGCCTAGGCCACATAAGCCACCCCGCCTGGGCAGCAGATGAGGGGTTGGAGAGCGGGTGCCTCCTGGGCCCTCTGGGGAACGGGCGCTGCTGCCTGCCTTGGCCGGCACGGCACCTGCAGCCCCCTGTGAGCTCCTGATGTCCCTGCTCCTTGCTGCTGACGGGAGCAGGGTCACGCTTTCCAGATTAGGACAACTTCCTTCTTGAACTGAGACACCATAAGCAAAAGCTGCTTGAGTCCCGGGGAGATCATCCCAGAAATCCTGGCCATGCGCATTTCCCTGTGAAGGCCCAGAGCCCGGCTGTGCTCTTGAGGGCTCCCTGCCCCATCTGGGGCAGGCTTGGGGTGTTCTGTCCActggccctgggatccaggatgggCCATTCCCAGGGACGGCTGTCCTGTGGAGTTTGCGGGATGCCGCTCCCCGGGTAGACACTGGATGAGCCCGGCATCAGGGGCCCCACAGAGCCTGCGTGGCTGGGAGGACCTCTCACCGGCCCTGCGGGTCCTGCAGTCCCTGGTGCTGGTGTCCCGCCTGCCCTTCGTCCGGCTGTTCCAGGCGCTGCTGAGCCTCATCGCCCCCGAGTATTTTGACAAGTTGGCCCCCTGCCTGGAAGCAGGTGAGTGGCTGCCGGGCAATGCCAGATGGCACCATCTCCCCGGCTGAAGCTTTCGGCACCTCCAGCCAGCGGCTGCTGCTTGGGGCAGGTTCCCGACACTGGCCACCTGTGTCCACAGTGTGCAACGAGATAGACCAGTGGCCAGCGCCTGTGCCGGGGCAGACCCTGAACCTGCCAGTCATGGGAGTCGTCCTCCAGGTGAGggctggctggggagggagggccccAGGTCTACAGACATGCCTGCTCCCGTCTGGCAGCTACTCCCTCCGTcccccaggttcgagtcccatcCCGGATGGACAAGCCTGAGCACAGTCCTCCGAAGCAGTGTAGCCATGAGGTGGGGCCCTGCTTCTGGGCCAGTGGCCTCGCACCTGCCTCGACCCTCCCACctgcccaggcgtccctgcccCACTCGCTAGGGGCCCTGTGGGGGTGGCCAGACCCTCAGCAAAGCTAGCTGGGTGTCCCCCATCCTCTCCAGTGCTGTGGGGGTGCAGAGGTGTGCAGGGCAAGGGTGCAGTGCCCAGGGCTCCCCTGGGGTGAAAGGTACTGCTCGGGGCTCCGGGGTGCCAGCTACCAGCCTTCCCCCGTCCTGATCCCATCCATTCCTCCTCCCAGAACCTGCTGCCCGCCCCGGTGGTCCTCACCAGTGTCCATGAACTGGACCTGTTCAGGTGAGCCCTGTAGGCTGCTGTCTGTTGCCTGAGTAGATGGTGAAGGGGACCTATGAGGTAAAGCCTGCACAGCGTGGGGCCCCCAGAGGGACTGCAGGCCCCAGAAGTGAACTCTGGGGCGGTTCCATGAGGGAGAATTGTAGAGAAGCCCGGGGCTCTGCTGCCACCACGAAGAGGAAGTGGGCACTGTGGGGAGGAAGGTTCTAGAAATCAGGAGGGAAGGATCCGCTGTGTTGGGAGCTCCTTGCTGCGTGAGGCTGCTCTTTCCCAGGCACATCTGTGAGGGAGCCAGGCCTCGGAGACCCAGCTGCCCCGTGTTTTGGTGTGGGGGCTCAGGGCCAGGCCAAGGCAGGCCGTGGTCAGAGGGTAGGGTGGCCCTGGACACCCCTGAGCATCCTCAGATGTCCTCACGCGTCTTGTCCAGGGCAGTGCCTGGTGTGAGCTGGGCCCGCCTGGCCAGCAGGGTGGGCCAAGGGCTGGGAGccgccttccctgaccacctctGCGGGGCCCTAGGTGCTTCCAGCCCGTGCTGACCCACGTGCAGACTCTGTGGGAGCTCATGCTCCTCGGGGAGCCCCTGGTGGTCCTGGCACCCTCGCCTGCCATGTCCTCAGAGATGGTGCTGGCCTTAATCAGGTaggtgaggtggggggggaggggggctgtaAGGAGCGGTGGGGGCTGACCTCTCTGCTGACCGCCCCGCCCTCAGCTGCCTGCAGCCCCTCAAGTTCTGCTGCGACTACCGCCCCTACTTCACCATCCATGACAGCGAGTTCAAGGAGTTCACCACCCGCACACAGGCCCCGTAAGTGCCCTGTCTGTCCCCATCCTCCAGCTCCCCGTGCTCCATCTCCCTgggcctgcctctgccccttctctctctctctctcttctcctctctctagACCAAACGTGGTCCTGGGAGTCACAAACCCTTTCTTTATCAAAACGCTCCAGCACTGGCCCCACATCCTCCGTGTGGGAGAGCCCAAGATGTCAGGTGAGGctggcctggcctctgcccaggcagcgggggaggtgggccgggggctCAGAGGCCCACCCAGCGAGAGGCTCAGCCCAGGGTGGGTGCGGCTGCGACCCTGAGGCCTGGTATTGGGTGTGTTCCCCAGGGGATCTTCCCAAGCAGGTCAAGCTGAAAAAGCCCTCCAGGCTGAAGACACTGGACACCAAGCCAGGTGTGTGCCCCTTGGGCTGCAGCCCCTTCTGTGCAGCGGGTGGAGTTCTCAGGGAACTGTGCTGCCCGGGGCTGGAGGTGGGAGCGGGTGGGGCAGGGCTCCAGGGGGCCTCCTAGACGGGCCTACTCTGCTCTCCTGCCAGGCCTTTACACTGCTTATTCGGCCCACCTCCACCGGGACAAGGCACTGCTCAAACGTCTGCTCAAGGTACAGGCGggggggaggcccggggaggggtggggcggtGAGCCTGCTCTGGGTGAAGGGGTGCATGTGGCGAGTTCAGCCCGTGCCCCCCTCTTAGGGGCTGCAAAAGAAGAGGCCGTGGGACACACAGACAGCACTGCTGAGACGGCACCTGCTGGAGCTCACACAGAGCTTCATCATCCCCCTGGTGAGGCCCGGGGCAGAGCGGGTGAGGGCACCAGGTTGTGGCCCCAGGCTCACTCccaacctcccctccccaggagcaCTACATGGCCAGCCTCATGCCCCTGCAGAAGAGCATCACACCCTGGAAGGTGCGGGTCCCGGTGGCCATCTGGGGGAAGTCTGGGAGGGAGGAGGTCATCGAGCGTGTGGGAGGTGCCAGGGCTCTAGGCATCCGTCATAGGACAGAAAAATGGGGCCATGCATGAGGGCCTCTAGGCCCTTCTGTCTGGGAGGGGCCGTCTGGGGGTCTgtcctgggagggtgggggcgaTGGGTCCTCAGGTGGCTGAGGAGTGTGGCAGGGGAGGGTCCTGGCCAGCTGATGGCCGAGGCCTGTGGGGCTGTGTTCCCCAGTAGCCTGCGCTCACCAGGCCCCTGTCTCAGACTCCTCCCCAGATCCGCCCCTTCCGCCAGGATGACTTCCTGCGCAGCCTGGAGCACGCAGGGCCCCAGCTCACCTGCATCCTCAAGGGCGACTGGCTGGGCCTGTACAGGTGTGTGGATGGCATTTGGGGTCCTGAGGCTCCTGCCACGGGCAGGGCAGGCCGCCCTGGCACACAGGGTCAGCCCACAGCTCCCGCATCTTGCCACCTGCAGGCGGTTTTTCAAGTCCCCACACTTCGACGGCTGGTACCGGCAGCGGTACAAGGAGATGGCCCACAAGCTGGAGGCTTTGCACCTCGAGGCCATCTGTGAGGCGGTAAGGGGGTGCCGGGGCCGGGGGAGGAAAGGGGGACCCAGGGGACGGTGAGGGCCTTCGTGATGGATGGCTCTGTCGTGTCCCCAGCAGAACATCGAGGCCTGGATGAAGGACAAGTCTGAGGTGGAGGTCGTGGACCTGGTCCTGAAACTTCGGGAGAAGCTGGTGAGCTGTCTCCTGGCCCTGTGGAGCCTCCTGACCTGACCGGCCTGTATGCAGGTCACCTGCCCCTGACCACTGCTGCCCCTGCAGGTACAGGCACAAGGCCACCAGCTCCCAGTGAAGGAGGCAACGCTCCAGCGGGCACAGCTGTACATCGAGACGGTCATCGGCTCTTTGCCCAAGGACCTGCaggctgtcctgtgtcctccctaGGACAGGGCCaagcggccggggccgggggcctgggTCTGACCACGCTTCCTTCTCCTCTGACGTGGCCCCAGCCAAGCACAAGCTCCCCAAGCCGAgctctctgctgctgctccctcgCCTTGGCGCCCTGTCAGCACCCCTGGTGTTCCAGCAGTAAAAGGTGGCATTTGGAACCACAGCCTGGCCCTTGACTATGGGCGGACCCCATGCTGGCCAGAGCCTCGCCTCCCCCTGGGTCCCACCTGCCctctgcagggcccgggggccATGAGGCAGGGCTGGCTGTGAGCCCTCGTTGCTCTGGGCACAGGGCCACCCGTCCCCCTGCGGTGCCCACCTGCCCAAGCCCTGGCGCCCTGGGCCTTGTATTTGATGTGTTCTTGGGCCTACCAGGCTGTCCGGCCCTAgagaggcggcggcggcagctGCTAGGTGGACCCCCTGCCCCGTAGCTGTCACCGACctgcaggggggagggcaggcccTTCACTGTGgtcctgggctggggaggggcactGCCCTGTAGTTGGTCCGGAGGCTGCCGGGAGGGTCTGGGCTGGCGTCCTGGTCCCGCTCTTGGAGCCCCGACCGCTGCCGCATCCTGTTGGGCAGGCGCTCCAGCTGTCTCCCTCGCAGGGGCCCACCCACCGCCACGTGCAACCAACGGGTGTTGGACCCTAGACTTACTGGGTGCCCTCAGCTGGAGCCGGGGCAGCGGGCTCGCTGGCAGGGAGCAGAAGGGCCCTCAGATGTGCGGACCTGCCCCATGTGCCGCCGTGGAGCGCTGGCCCCACGGTACCCATCGCGGCTTAGCATAGGGCGATGGCATTGGCCAGCggcaggagggagggtgggcgGGCACGAGGTGTGGACGGGGCACTGAGTCCACAGGTGAGTCTCCCAACCTCCAGTCCTCGGCTCAGCTCACCTGAGAGGCGAGGCCCGGGTGGGGCTTGGCCACCGCCCTGAGCGGGGCCCAATGGCAAGTGGGCGCAGCGGGCATGGTGGGTGCAGGCCGGAGGCGCCGCCCCTTCTCCCCCGAAGGCCTGTGGATCGGGGACTCAGAGCTACGCTGTCTGTGCCGCCTGGGCAGAGCCGCCCAATGACCGTGGCCGCTGCTCTCAGAAACGCCACTGTGGACTTGCCCAGCCCTGCCCGTGGCCCGGGACAGCCTGTGACCGTCGCCAGTCTGTGGGTGGCTGAGCCCATGTGAGGCGGCCTCCAAGGACGTGGCCGCTAAACAGAGTAGAGCCTGGCCGAAGCAGTGGGTTCATCTTTGCAGAAAAAACAGGCTGAAGCTCTGGGAGTGGGAGGCCCACGCTGGCCTCAGGTGCCGCTCTGGGCAGCCCACCCTGCTGGCTGGCGTGGGCATGCAGCCTCCTCGCCCAGAGTGCGGTCTCCAAGGGGCTCTGCAAAGGTGCCAGCACCTTCCTTGTGACCGGCCGGCTCCCTCGTGTGCCAGCCTCGGTCTCCTGAGGGCCAGGgtgcaagggagcctgggaagtTGACCCAGGCCCCCCTCACAACTGTGACCCCAACGGTGAGGGCTGTGCTCCAGACGTCCCCCTAACTGTGCTGGCTGCACTGCACACCCACCAGGTGGTCTGTCGTGCATGTGCCGAAGGGCTGGAGGACCACAggctgcagagaggaggggctgcagggcggCCTCGGAGCCCCCAGGGACCTTGGCCACCATCGCTCCAGGGTGGCCCAACCAGGTCCCCCCAATTTCCCAAGTCCTCCCTTGGGGCTTTGAGGGCTGCAGCCGAGGCCCCTGGCTGTGCCTCACAGCAGTTCATCCTAGTGACCACTGCGGGCAGGGGCACtgctgccggggggggggggggggggggggggggggggggggggagtcccaGGCTGGAGCGCGCAGGGCTGAGGAAGCACCTGTCCAGGAGTGCCAACAGCCACCAAGGCTCACTCTCCCTCGCAGCCTGACCCCTGCACGGATGTGGCTCTGGCGGGGGCTCTGTGGGAGCTGGGCAGTCCTGCCCACTGCATTCTCTCCCCAGAAGCTTCCTTGCTCGCGCCTGGAATGAGGTCAGCTCTGGTGTTCTGGGTCTGTCCCCTAGCATGTCAGCACAGGAGTGAggagggcacagggaggaggggccctcctgccctcctcaccccGCCAGAGCCCCGAGGGCCTGCAAGGTAGGAGCCCACTGGCCCCGGAGGGCCTTGTGCTTGGTCCCTGGGGCCTGGAGGTTGGAGGGGCTGTGTGgtggctgcgggggggggggggggggtgcagggacaGGAAGGACAGGTCTTCACCCCCCAGGGCTTCCTGTGCTTTATTTAAAGATTCCCTTCCAGTCTGGGATAGTGGCCTTCCCACATTCTGGTATTAAAACTTCTGCTGTGACAGTGCTTGTCTTTTAACTTCCTATTTTGATAAGTTGGCCTTCTTGTGAACTCTGGTAACATTAGGGGTCCTCTGCAGCGGGGATGGGGTGGGCTTCGGTGTGGACCTGGCTCAGGGCCTCCTGGGGGCTCCGTGGGGCTGGGGCCGTCTTGGTCACTGGGGGCTGAACAGGAGGAGGTGCTGGAGGGTgtggaggggacaggaggaagTGAGCATGCTGGAAGGACGGGCCAGGGAGGGGGCATCGTGGGGGGAGCGAGGCTTTGGGCAATGGCCCCCTTCCTCCCTGGGTGTCCAGCTGCTGCTGTTCAGCACCCCAGCCTGGGCGGGAGCTGGCAGGTGAGCCCTGTTGCTGGCCTGGGGGCTGGACCTGGGGAGCACCTCTCAGGAGGAGGGGGGGCTGTGGCGCCTGGGAGCGGGTCAGGGTGCAGCAGTCCCCGGACCCCCTGGGGGACAGCAGAGGTGGTGGCCTGGCCTGCCGAGAAGCTGGCCTGAACCTGGGTGAGGGCGAAGCGGCGGACCCGCTGGGccggcccctcccctgctccccccgcccccgccccgccggcctccgccgcctccccgccctccccctccccttccccctcccccgccgggggcggggcggctgcTCCCGCGCGCTCCGGCCCCTCCTCGGCCACACAAAGGCCCGTCTCCATGGCAGCCGCGCGGGCCGGAGCGCAGCGCCGATCGCGGCCCGGGCGCCATCGAGCCTCGGCGGCGGACGTGCAGGTACCGCGACGCGGGTGCGGGGCAAGCGGGGGCCTCGCCGTGGGCGCCGCCCGGTCCCAGTCGGCGCTCCGTGGCGCGGGGACCCGGGGCCGCTGCCGCACCGCGGACGCGATCGGGCCTCGGCCGTCCGTGCGCCCCGGGCTCCCAGGTGGCCGGCGAGGCCCGGCGCCGGGCGGGGGGAGGTTCCCGGGGAGCCCCGCGCGCAGCGCCCTAAGGACCCCTCgccctcccgcccctccctcccctccctccgcGCCCACGCTCCCGCCTGCGCGGACCGGGCCGTGGCCGGGTACAGTCTCCCGGTCGCCGGAGCTCGGCCCCCGCCCAGCCGCCCCCGCCGCAGCCGCGGTTCCGGGGAGGCTGGACCCGCTGCCCTGCGCCTCCGCAGCCGCCCGGGGGCTCCGGTGGGGACCACCCTGCGCGCCCCGGGCTGTGCGGGGCCCAGAAGGTGGGACTAGGGCAGCTGGTGTCGCAGCCCGGCCTGCCTGCCTGTCCTCGGGGCCTGCGGAGGCCGCCCGGGTCTGCTGACCGGTTCGGCTCGGGTCGTTCTGGAGCCCAGGAAGCCCCAGAACCGCGTGGTCCAGGCACCTACCCCGGCCCTGAGCGTTCGCTCCCC of the Vulpes lagopus strain Blue_001 chromosome 5, ASM1834538v1, whole genome shotgun sequence genome contains:
- the DENND6B gene encoding protein DENND6B isoform X3, whose protein sequence is MDALSGAEPRRARGRLGAASPGARAAGAPWARFSAWLECVCVVTFDLELGQALELVYPSDFRLTDKEKSSICYLSFPDSHSGCLGDTQFSFRIRQCGGQRSPWHAEDRRYNSGAPVSLQREPAHYFGYVYFRQVKDSSVKRGYFQKSLVLVSRLPFVRLFQALLSLIAPEYFDKLAPCLEAVCNEIDQWPAPVPGQTLNLPVMGVVLQVRVPSRMDKPEHSPPKQCSHENLLPAPVVLTSVHELDLFRCFQPVLTHVQTLWELMLLGEPLVVLAPSPAMSSEMVLALISCLQPLKFCCDYRPYFTIHDSEFKEFTTRTQAPPNVVLGVTNPFFIKTLQHWPHILRVGEPKMSGDLPKQVKLKKPSRLKTLDTKPGLYTAYSAHLHRDKALLKRLLKGLQKKRPWDTQTALLRRHLLELTQSFIIPLEHYMASLMPLQKSITPWKTPPQIRPFRQDDFLRSLEHAGPQLTCILKGDWLGLYRRFFKSPHFDGWYRQRYKEMAHKLEALHLEAICEAQNIEAWMKDKSEVEVVDLVLKLREKLVQAQGHQLPVKEATLQRAQLYIETVIGSLPKDLQAVLCPP
- the DENND6B gene encoding protein DENND6B isoform X5, coding for MDALSGAEPRRARGRLGAASPGARAAGAPWARFSAWLECVCVVTFDLELGQALELVYPSDFRLTDKEVGPGSPGSSRGPNSSRPSPGFLCFRKAASATCPFPTRTQCGGQRSPWHAEDRRYNSGAPVSLQREPAHYFGYVYFRQVKDSSVKRGYFQKSLVLVSRLPFVRLFQALLSLIAPEYFDKLAPCLEAVCNEIDQWPAPVPGQTLNLPVMGVVLQNLLPAPVVLTSVHELDLFRCFQPVLTHVQTLWELMLLGEPLVVLAPSPAMSSEMVLALISCLQPLKFCCDYRPYFTIHDSEFKEFTTRTQAPPNVVLGVTNPFFIKTLQHWPHILRVGEPKMSGDLPKQVKLKKPSRLKTLDTKPGLYTAYSAHLHRDKALLKRLLKGLQKKRPWDTQTALLRRHLLELTQSFIIPLEHYMASLMPLQKSITPWKTPPQIRPFRQDDFLRSLEHAGPQLTCILKGDWLGLYRRFFKSPHFDGWYRQRYKEMAHKLEALHLEAICEAQNIEAWMKDKSEVEVVDLVLKLREKLVQAQGHQLPVKEATLQRAQLYIETVIGSLPKDLQAVLCPP
- the DENND6B gene encoding protein DENND6B isoform X1 is translated as MDALSGAEPRRARGRLGAASPGARAAGAPWARFSAWLECVCVVTFDLELGQALELVYPSDFRLTDKEVGPGSPGSSRGPNSSRPSPGFLCFRKAASATCPFPTRTQCGGQRSPWHAEDRRYNSGAPVSLQREPAHYFGYVYFRQVKDSSVKRGYFQKSLVLVSRLPFVRLFQALLSLIAPEYFDKLAPCLEAVCNEIDQWPAPVPGQTLNLPVMGVVLQVRVPSRMDKPEHSPPKQCSHENLLPAPVVLTSVHELDLFRCFQPVLTHVQTLWELMLLGEPLVVLAPSPAMSSEMVLALISCLQPLKFCCDYRPYFTIHDSEFKEFTTRTQAPPNVVLGVTNPFFIKTLQHWPHILRVGEPKMSGDLPKQVKLKKPSRLKTLDTKPGLYTAYSAHLHRDKALLKRLLKGLQKKRPWDTQTALLRRHLLELTQSFIIPLEHYMASLMPLQKSITPWKTPPQIRPFRQDDFLRSLEHAGPQLTCILKGDWLGLYRRFFKSPHFDGWYRQRYKEMAHKLEALHLEAICEAQNIEAWMKDKSEVEVVDLVLKLREKLVQAQGHQLPVKEATLQRAQLYIETVIGSLPKDLQAVLCPP
- the DENND6B gene encoding protein DENND6B isoform X2; this encodes MDALSGAEPRRARGRLGAASPGARAAGAPWARFSAWLECVCVVTFDLELGQALELVYPSDFRLTDKEVGPGSPGSSRGPNSSRPSPGFLCFRKAASATCPFPTRTQCGGQRSPWHAEDRRYNSGAPVSLQREPAHYFGYVYFRQVKDSSVKRGYFQKSLVLVSRLPFVRLFQALLSLIAPEYFDKLAPCLEAVCNEIDQWPAPVPGQTLNLPVMGVVLQVRVPSRMDKPEHSPPKQCSHENLLPAPVVLTSVHELDLFRCFQPVLTHVQTLWELMLLGEPLVVLAPSPAMSSEMVLALISCLQPLKFCCDYRPYFTIHDSEFKEFTTRTQAPPNVVLGVTNPFFIKTLQHWPHILRVGEPKMSGDLPKQVKLKKPSRLKTLDTKPGLYTAYSAHLHRDKALLKRLLKGLQKKRPWDTQTALLRRHLLELTQSFIIPLEHYMASLMPLQKSITPWKTPPQIRPFRQDDFLRSLEHAGPQLTCILKGDWLGLYRRFFKSPHFDGWYRQRYKEMAHKLEALHLEAICEANIEAWMKDKSEVEVVDLVLKLREKLVQAQGHQLPVKEATLQRAQLYIETVIGSLPKDLQAVLCPP